The Streptomyces spororaveus genome includes a region encoding these proteins:
- a CDS encoding rhomboid-like protein, which translates to MNPIPWGAVYAGGVQLGAYALERTGAAERERLLRDCSTNVDNLAAGRWETLLSSALVVEEPMPLPYALLLVAVLGYAEYAYGAWWAAAVFLFGHAAATLLVYGALRTTADQRTRSALDVGTSYGFNAVLGALTSALPRGTVRTAARVGLLALAAAPVVRRGRTFTDAGHLAALGVGIGISLAFDCPSAAKHQKIV; encoded by the coding sequence ATGAATCCAATTCCGTGGGGAGCGGTGTACGCCGGCGGGGTCCAGCTCGGGGCGTACGCCCTGGAGCGCACGGGGGCGGCCGAGCGGGAGCGGCTGCTCCGGGACTGCTCGACGAATGTCGACAATCTCGCGGCCGGGCGCTGGGAGACGCTCCTGAGCAGCGCTCTCGTCGTCGAGGAGCCCATGCCCCTGCCGTACGCGCTGCTGCTGGTCGCGGTGCTCGGATACGCCGAGTACGCGTACGGGGCCTGGTGGGCGGCCGCGGTGTTCCTGTTCGGGCACGCCGCCGCGACCCTCCTCGTGTACGGCGCCCTGCGCACGACGGCCGACCAGCGGACCCGGAGCGCGCTGGACGTGGGGACCAGCTACGGGTTCAACGCCGTGCTCGGCGCGCTGACCTCGGCCCTGCCGCGCGGAACGGTCCGTACGGCCGCGCGGGTGGGGCTGCTGGCGCTCGCGGCGGCTCCGGTGGTCCGGCGCGGCCGCACCTTCACGGACGCCGGACACCTGGCGGCGCTCGGGGTGGGCATCGGCATCTCGCTCGCTTTCGATTGCCCTTCCGCGGCGAAACATCAGAAAATTGTATGA
- a CDS encoding VIT1/CCC1 transporter family protein produces MTAGEGAGKRPGKAHIEAHGEGDGSQSAEISTRLNWLRAGVLGANDGIISTAGLVVGVAGATTSRSAILAAGVAGLLAGSLSMAAGEYVSVSSQRDSERAALDLERWELAQEPEAELDELTDLLAERGLSRDVAREAAEQLTERDALRAHARVELGINPDELANPWHAAFASLVAFTVGALLPLLAIILPGPSARVPVTVAAVLAALTLCGVISARLGGAPMGRAVLRNVAGGALAMGVTYAVGTWLGTTA; encoded by the coding sequence GTGACGGCAGGCGAAGGCGCGGGGAAGCGGCCTGGCAAGGCGCACATCGAGGCGCACGGCGAGGGCGACGGCTCGCAGAGCGCGGAGATCAGCACGCGGCTCAACTGGCTGCGCGCGGGTGTGCTCGGGGCCAACGACGGGATCATCTCCACCGCGGGCCTGGTGGTCGGTGTGGCGGGGGCCACCACCTCGCGCTCGGCGATCCTGGCGGCGGGCGTCGCCGGGCTGCTGGCGGGCTCGCTGTCGATGGCGGCGGGGGAGTACGTCTCCGTGAGCTCCCAGCGGGACTCCGAGCGGGCCGCGCTCGACCTGGAGCGCTGGGAGCTGGCCCAGGAGCCGGAGGCGGAGCTCGACGAGCTCACCGACCTGCTCGCCGAGCGGGGACTCAGCCGGGACGTGGCGCGGGAGGCCGCCGAGCAGCTGACGGAGCGGGACGCGCTGCGGGCCCATGCCCGGGTGGAGCTCGGGATCAATCCCGACGAGCTGGCCAATCCGTGGCACGCGGCCTTCGCCAGTCTCGTCGCCTTCACGGTGGGGGCGCTGCTGCCGCTGCTGGCGATCATCCTGCCGGGGCCTTCGGCGCGTGTGCCGGTGACGGTGGCGGCGGTGCTGGCGGCGCTGACGCTGTGCGGGGTGATCAGCGCCCGGCTGGGCGGGGCGCCGATGGGGCGGGCGGTGCTGCGGAACGTCGCGGGCGGCGCGCTCGCGATGGGCGTCACCTACGCGGTGGGCACCTGGCTCGGCACCACCGCCTGA
- a CDS encoding winged helix-turn-helix domain-containing protein has translation MANTRSLSSAATAATSPLTYPPSPRHHLRSVDRDEVSRVVDFLPPGATWLPAPQHTLPTLPGQPPMIGYLVLVPADQQPPIAFAPQAVATAPSAPATTPAPAPAGPGDGRVRIDPAQRTAEVDGRVLDLTYLEFELLAHLVQHPHRVHSRDQLVTTVWGYGHVGDGRTVDVHIARLRRKLGASHRASIQTVRRVGYKYAP, from the coding sequence ATGGCGAACACCCGCTCCCTCTCCTCCGCCGCCACCGCTGCGACCTCTCCCCTGACGTATCCGCCCAGTCCGCGCCATCACCTCCGGTCCGTCGACCGGGACGAGGTGTCCCGAGTCGTGGACTTCCTGCCGCCGGGGGCCACCTGGCTGCCCGCGCCCCAGCACACCCTGCCGACGCTGCCGGGCCAGCCGCCGATGATCGGCTACCTGGTGCTCGTACCGGCCGACCAGCAGCCTCCGATCGCCTTCGCCCCGCAGGCGGTTGCCACCGCACCGTCGGCCCCCGCCACGACCCCCGCCCCCGCCCCGGCCGGCCCGGGTGACGGCCGGGTCCGGATCGACCCGGCGCAGCGCACCGCCGAGGTCGACGGGCGCGTGCTCGACCTGACGTACCTGGAGTTCGAGCTCCTGGCCCACCTGGTGCAGCACCCGCACCGGGTGCACAGCCGGGACCAGCTGGTCACCACGGTCTGGGGCTACGGGCACGTCGGCGACGGCCGGACCGTGGACGTCCACATCGCCCGCCTGCGCCGCAAGCTGGGCGCCTCGCACCGCGCCTCGATCCAGACGGTGCGCCGGGTCGGCTACAAGTACGCCCCCTGA
- a CDS encoding alpha/beta fold hydrolase has translation MPGTSSFRAAYGAVLDRWPGPVEAVDLPTPYGETRVNTCGPAGAPPLVLLPGGGATSTVWGACVAEGAARAHRVHAVDLVGDPGLSAAAPSRAIRAVGDLVGWLDAVLDGLGPGGPVTLAGHSYGAWIAAHYAARRPARLGRLVLLDPTQVFAGLRPGYVLRALPMLVRPAPERIRSFLAWETRGAALDPAWLRLQEESAGFPAVRPVTGPRPDLAGLARPAGTGPRIDIQFAALARCHDSGRAARAAREALPGARVGVLPGVSHHALPLTAAAEIVRRVF, from the coding sequence ATGCCCGGGACGTCTTCCTTCCGCGCCGCCTACGGCGCGGTGCTCGACCGGTGGCCCGGCCCCGTCGAGGCCGTCGACCTGCCCACCCCGTACGGGGAAACCCGCGTCAACACCTGCGGCCCGGCCGGCGCGCCTCCGCTGGTGCTGCTGCCCGGCGGAGGGGCCACCTCCACCGTGTGGGGGGCGTGCGTCGCGGAGGGGGCCGCGCGCGCCCACCGGGTGCACGCCGTGGACCTGGTGGGAGACCCCGGGCTCAGCGCTGCGGCGCCCAGCCGCGCGATCAGGGCCGTCGGGGACCTGGTCGGCTGGCTCGACGCGGTCCTCGACGGGCTGGGCCCGGGCGGACCGGTGACCCTCGCCGGGCACTCGTACGGGGCCTGGATCGCCGCCCACTACGCCGCCCGGCGCCCGGCCCGGCTCGGCCGCCTGGTGCTGCTCGACCCGACTCAGGTCTTCGCGGGGCTGCGCCCGGGGTACGTACTGCGCGCGCTGCCGATGCTGGTGCGGCCCGCGCCGGAGCGGATCCGCTCCTTCCTCGCCTGGGAGACCCGCGGGGCCGCGCTCGATCCGGCCTGGCTGCGGCTGCAGGAGGAGAGCGCCGGCTTTCCCGCCGTGCGGCCGGTCACCGGGCCGCGCCCGGACCTGGCCGGGCTCGCGCGACCGGCGGGCACGGGCCCGCGGATCGACATCCAGTTCGCCGCGCTCGCCCGCTGCCACGACTCCGGCCGTGCGGCCCGGGCCGCACGCGAGGCGCTGCCGGGCGCGCGGGTCGGCGTCCTGCCCGGGGTGTCGCACCACGCGCTGCCGCTGACGGCCGCCGCGGAGATCGTCCGGCGCGTCTTCTAG
- a CDS encoding tyrosine-protein phosphatase, producing MTAIPSTTVANLRDLGGTPLPGGRSIRDGLVLRSGQLNRLDLDADPVVAALGLRTVIDFRTDAERADHPDRIPAGARMLVGDVLADKLNSAEMPAAVQLKDLLSDPAVAEEHLGGGRAQALFADTYRSFVSSGSAHAAYRMLLTEAADAGSGPLLFHCTAGKDRTGWGATVILALLGADEDTLMAEYLSVNPAVKQAFAPMIEGFTAAGGDPDIALALIGVFPSYLRAALDEVETRYGSMEKYVREGLGVADGTVEALRARLVA from the coding sequence ATGACCGCCATCCCGTCCACCACCGTCGCCAACCTCCGCGACCTCGGCGGCACCCCGCTCCCCGGTGGCCGCAGCATCCGCGACGGCCTGGTCCTGCGCTCGGGTCAGCTCAACCGGCTCGACCTCGACGCCGACCCGGTGGTGGCCGCGCTGGGCCTGCGTACCGTCATCGACTTCCGCACCGACGCCGAGCGCGCCGACCACCCCGACCGGATACCCGCCGGGGCCCGGATGCTGGTCGGCGACGTCCTCGCCGACAAGCTGAACTCCGCCGAGATGCCCGCCGCGGTCCAGCTCAAGGACCTGCTGTCCGACCCGGCCGTCGCCGAGGAGCACCTGGGCGGCGGGCGGGCGCAGGCACTGTTCGCCGACACCTACCGGTCCTTCGTGAGCTCCGGTTCCGCGCACGCCGCGTACCGGATGCTGCTCACCGAGGCCGCCGACGCCGGCTCGGGACCGCTGCTGTTCCACTGCACGGCCGGCAAGGACCGCACCGGCTGGGGCGCGACGGTCATCCTGGCGCTGCTGGGCGCGGACGAGGACACGCTGATGGCCGAATACCTGTCCGTCAATCCGGCGGTCAAGCAGGCCTTCGCCCCGATGATCGAGGGGTTCACGGCGGCGGGCGGCGACCCGGACATCGCGCTCGCGCTGATCGGTGTCTTCCCCTCCTACCTGCGGGCGGCGCTGGACGAGGTCGAGACGCGGTACGGCTCCATGGAGAAGTACGTACGGGAGGGGCTCGGCGTCGCCGACGGGACGGTCGAGGCGCTGCGCGCCCGCCTGGTGGCCTGA
- a CDS encoding PP2C family protein-serine/threonine phosphatase, translating to MRRRREEPGGLRGEPPPRWARIAPAAALVALVLAQALTPGAELGFFLAGLPPVAAFAYGAAGTAAFAAIVLLLLGLPSLGVGHARSTDLATVAAVCVLSVVIAWVRQRRDAQLVSVRTVAEAAQLAVLPPVPDRVGPVRCSGLYRAAQRGTLVGGDLYDVRAGPYGVRALVGDVQGHGLAAVSTVGALLGAFREAVIDDAGLAAVAARLDRRLVADAAATSVEHPELFATAVLLEFPPGLDVVRIVSCGHPSALRVRGSVVDELTVEPGPPLGLGLAGPTPPVVTELAVRPGDQLLLHTDGVTEARDAAGQFYPLAARVPVLTRDPEGLVGAVWRDLAAFTKGGPNDDVALLLLSLDGRDPAARAAP from the coding sequence GTGAGACGCCGACGCGAGGAGCCGGGCGGGCTGCGCGGGGAACCGCCGCCACGCTGGGCCCGGATCGCACCCGCGGCGGCCCTGGTGGCGCTGGTCCTCGCCCAGGCGCTGACCCCGGGCGCGGAGCTCGGGTTCTTCCTGGCGGGCCTGCCCCCGGTGGCCGCCTTCGCGTACGGGGCGGCCGGGACCGCGGCCTTCGCCGCCATCGTCCTGCTGCTCCTGGGCCTGCCGTCCCTCGGCGTGGGCCACGCCCGCAGTACGGACCTGGCCACGGTGGCCGCCGTCTGCGTGCTCAGCGTGGTGATCGCCTGGGTCCGCCAGCGCCGGGACGCGCAGCTGGTCAGCGTGCGGACGGTCGCGGAGGCGGCCCAGCTCGCGGTCCTCCCGCCGGTACCGGACCGGGTGGGCCCGGTGCGCTGCTCGGGCCTGTACCGGGCGGCGCAGCGCGGCACGCTGGTCGGCGGCGACCTGTACGACGTACGGGCCGGGCCGTACGGGGTACGGGCGCTGGTCGGCGACGTACAGGGACACGGCCTGGCGGCGGTCTCCACGGTGGGGGCGCTGCTCGGCGCCTTCCGCGAGGCCGTGATCGACGACGCCGGGCTCGCGGCGGTCGCCGCCCGGCTGGACCGGCGGCTGGTGGCGGACGCGGCGGCCACCTCGGTCGAGCATCCGGAGCTGTTCGCCACGGCCGTGCTGCTGGAGTTCCCGCCGGGGCTGGACGTCGTACGGATCGTGTCGTGCGGGCATCCGTCGGCCCTGCGCGTGCGCGGATCGGTGGTGGACGAGCTGACCGTGGAGCCGGGCCCGCCCCTCGGCCTGGGGCTCGCCGGCCCGACCCCGCCGGTGGTGACGGAACTGGCGGTGCGTCCCGGGGACCAGCTGCTGCTGCACACCGACGGCGTGACGGAGGCCCGCGACGCGGCGGGGCAGTTCTACCCGCTGGCCGCCCGGGTGCCCGTACTGACACGGGACCCCGAGGGTCTGGTGGGGGCGGTGTGGCGGGACCTCGCGGCTTTCACGAAGGGCGGTCCGAACGACGACGTGGCCCTGCTGCTGCTGTCCCTGGACGGGCGGGACCCGGCGGCGCGGGCAGCGCCGTGA
- a CDS encoding MarR family transcriptional regulator, which produces MNDNEEPVNAREEGEPDNLRLVHLLRAVTVEFGLRQADFAARNGMHPTDVRALICLLDAARAGEPATAGLLGARLGLNSAGTTAVIDRLEGLGHVARVRDDRDRRRILLRVEPAAIRLGREFFGPLIDGMLQVLDSFDPAERETVRRFLTATHTVFAPEPRP; this is translated from the coding sequence GTGAACGACAACGAGGAACCGGTGAACGCGCGCGAAGAAGGGGAACCGGACAACCTTCGACTGGTGCACCTGCTGCGCGCGGTGACCGTCGAGTTCGGCCTGCGCCAGGCGGACTTCGCCGCCCGCAACGGCATGCACCCCACCGACGTACGCGCCCTGATCTGCCTGCTGGACGCGGCCCGCGCCGGCGAACCGGCCACCGCGGGCCTGCTCGGCGCCCGCCTCGGCCTCAACTCCGCGGGCACCACCGCCGTGATCGACCGCCTCGAAGGGCTCGGTCACGTGGCACGCGTCCGCGACGACCGCGACCGCCGCCGGATCCTGCTGCGCGTGGAGCCGGCGGCCATCCGTCTGGGCCGGGAGTTCTTCGGCCCCCTGATCGACGGGATGCTCCAGGTGCTCGACTCCTTCGATCCTGCCGAACGGGAGACCGTACGCCGCTTCCTGACGGCCACCCACACCGTCTTCGCCCCGGAGCCGCGCCCATGA
- the pdxR gene encoding MocR-like pyridoxine biosynthesis transcription factor PdxR: MTTPGPGPGGADLHLELPAEGARRTVLAQALRSAVRSGRLAGGTLLPPYRTLAADLGLARNAVADAYAELVAEGWFTARQGSGTRVAEGVATNGAPTPAAGAAPDRPRHDLLQGKPDPASFPRGAWATSARRALAEAPTEAFGPGDPQGRPELRRALAGYLSRARGVRCGPENIVICSGFANGLRLLASVRPRDWAVEAYGLPFHHGILQTAGVRAHPVAVDEDGARTAELPAPARTLLLTPAHQFPTGGRLLPARRAAAVEWARGSGGVIVEDDYDGEFRYDRKPVGALQGLAPEHVVYAGSLSKSLSPALRLGWLVLPDQLRDRVLAAKGLRESWASALDQLALADFVECGAYDRHIRRMRLRYRDRRDRLVALLASRAPEVRVTGISAGLHAVLELPPGRESPTLAAARAAGLALDGLSSYRHPSDPAPPREGLVIGYASPPDTAFTRALEALAGVAGEAG; encoded by the coding sequence ATGACCACCCCCGGCCCGGGCCCCGGCGGCGCCGACCTGCACCTGGAACTCCCCGCCGAGGGGGCCCGGCGGACCGTCCTCGCCCAAGCCCTGCGCAGCGCCGTACGCAGCGGCCGACTGGCCGGCGGGACCCTGCTGCCGCCGTACCGGACACTGGCCGCCGACCTCGGGCTGGCCCGCAACGCCGTCGCCGACGCGTACGCCGAGCTGGTCGCCGAGGGCTGGTTCACCGCCCGTCAGGGCTCCGGCACCCGGGTCGCCGAGGGAGTCGCGACCAACGGTGCGCCGACCCCCGCCGCCGGAGCCGCACCCGACCGGCCCCGCCACGACCTGCTCCAGGGCAAGCCCGACCCCGCCTCCTTCCCGCGGGGCGCCTGGGCCACCAGCGCCCGCCGAGCCCTGGCCGAGGCACCCACCGAGGCCTTCGGGCCCGGCGATCCGCAGGGCCGCCCCGAACTGCGGCGCGCCCTGGCCGGCTACCTCTCCCGGGCGCGGGGCGTGCGCTGCGGCCCCGAGAACATCGTGATCTGCTCCGGCTTCGCCAACGGACTGCGGCTCCTGGCCTCCGTCCGGCCCCGCGACTGGGCCGTCGAGGCGTACGGACTCCCCTTCCACCACGGCATCCTCCAGACCGCCGGGGTCCGCGCACACCCCGTCGCGGTCGACGAGGACGGCGCCCGGACGGCGGAACTCCCCGCCCCTGCCCGTACGTTACTGCTCACACCGGCGCACCAGTTCCCGACCGGCGGCCGCCTGCTGCCCGCACGGCGGGCCGCCGCCGTGGAATGGGCCCGCGGCTCCGGCGGAGTCATCGTGGAGGACGACTACGACGGGGAGTTCCGCTACGACCGCAAACCCGTCGGCGCACTGCAGGGACTGGCCCCCGAACACGTGGTGTACGCGGGCTCGCTGAGCAAGAGCCTCTCCCCCGCGCTGCGCCTGGGCTGGCTGGTCCTCCCCGACCAGCTGCGCGACCGGGTCCTGGCCGCGAAGGGGCTGCGGGAATCCTGGGCGAGCGCGCTGGACCAGCTGGCGCTCGCCGACTTCGTCGAGTGCGGGGCGTACGACCGCCACATACGCCGGATGCGCCTGCGCTACCGGGACCGCCGCGACCGGCTGGTCGCCCTACTGGCGTCCCGCGCCCCGGAGGTCCGGGTGACGGGCATCTCGGCCGGGCTGCACGCCGTACTGGAACTCCCCCCGGGGCGGGAATCCCCCACCCTCGCGGCGGCCCGCGCCGCGGGCCTGGCACTGGACGGCCTCTCGTCCTACCGACACCCGTCCGACCCGGCCCCACCCCGCGAGGGCCTGGTGATCGGCTACGCATCACCCCCGGACACAGCCTTCACCCGAGCCCTCGAAGCCTTGGCGGGGGTGGCGGGCGAGGCCGGCTAG
- a CDS encoding Gfo/Idh/MocA family protein translates to MGLLGTGPWAHRTHAPALAAHAGSDFAGVWGRRPEAAAELAHEYGVKVYEDPDELFAECDAVAFALPPDVQAAMAVRAAAAGCHLLLDKPVATTVDDARAVAEAVARHQVASVVFLTLRFAEPTASWVEEQAARSGWFTAAAHWLGAVFPPDGTPSAYADSPWRKAKGGLWDVGPHALSVLIPVLGDVTAVSATRGPSDVVQLALRHASGAASTAVLSLGAPRAAAGVGLELRGAEGVHELPGWSDVPGAYGRALDALLTAARTGVPDPRGAEFGARLTEILAEAEAQLPT, encoded by the coding sequence GTGGGGCTGCTGGGCACCGGCCCCTGGGCACACCGCACCCACGCCCCCGCCCTCGCCGCGCACGCCGGCTCCGACTTCGCCGGCGTGTGGGGCCGCCGCCCCGAGGCCGCGGCCGAGCTGGCGCACGAGTACGGCGTGAAGGTGTACGAAGACCCCGACGAGCTGTTCGCCGAGTGTGACGCCGTGGCCTTCGCCCTGCCGCCCGACGTCCAGGCCGCCATGGCCGTCCGCGCCGCCGCCGCGGGATGCCATCTGCTCCTCGACAAGCCCGTCGCCACCACCGTGGACGACGCCCGAGCCGTCGCCGAAGCGGTCGCGCGCCACCAGGTCGCCTCCGTCGTCTTCCTCACCCTGCGCTTCGCCGAGCCCACCGCGAGCTGGGTCGAGGAACAGGCCGCACGCTCCGGCTGGTTCACGGCCGCGGCCCACTGGCTCGGCGCGGTCTTCCCGCCCGACGGAACACCCAGCGCCTACGCCGACTCGCCCTGGCGCAAGGCCAAGGGCGGACTGTGGGACGTCGGCCCGCACGCCCTGTCCGTACTGATCCCGGTCCTCGGCGACGTCACCGCGGTCAGCGCCACCCGAGGCCCCTCCGACGTGGTCCAGCTGGCACTGCGGCACGCCTCCGGCGCAGCCAGCACCGCCGTGCTCAGCCTGGGCGCGCCGCGCGCGGCCGCCGGAGTGGGGCTCGAACTGCGCGGCGCCGAGGGAGTGCACGAACTGCCCGGCTGGAGCGACGTACCGGGCGCCTACGGCCGCGCCCTGGACGCACTGCTCACCGCGGCCCGGACCGGGGTGCCGGATCCGCGCGGGGCGGAGTTCGGGGCCCGGCTGACGGAGATCCTGGCCGAGGCGGAGGCACAGCTCCCTACTTGA
- a CDS encoding ArsC/Spx/MgsR family protein, with translation MEIWINPACSKCRSALTLLDAEGAEYTVRRYLEDVPSEDEIREVLGRLGLEPWDITRTADPLAKETGVRDLPREETDAARGLWIAHLAAHPKLIQRPIITAEDGTAVVGRSEEAVREALSRKG, from the coding sequence ATGGAGATCTGGATCAATCCGGCCTGTTCCAAGTGCCGCAGCGCCCTGACCCTGCTGGACGCGGAGGGCGCCGAGTACACGGTGCGCCGCTACCTGGAGGACGTGCCCTCCGAGGACGAGATCCGCGAGGTGCTCGGGCGCCTCGGGCTGGAGCCGTGGGACATCACGCGCACCGCGGACCCCCTCGCCAAGGAGACCGGGGTACGGGACCTGCCGCGCGAGGAGACCGACGCGGCGCGCGGGCTCTGGATCGCCCACCTGGCCGCCCACCCGAAGCTCATCCAGCGCCCGATCATCACCGCCGAGGACGGCACGGCCGTGGTGGGCCGCTCCGAGGAGGCCGTCCGCGAGGCCCTGTCCCGCAAGGGCTAG
- the glnII gene encoding glutamine synthetase, translating into MSYKAEYIWIDGTEPTAKLRSKTKIIGDGDALPIWGFDGSSTNQAEGHASDRVLNPVFSCPDPIRGGDNLLVLCEVLNIDMTPHESNTRALLRPVAERFADQEPIFGIEQEYTFFDGIRPLGFPVGGFPAAQGGYYCGVGSDEIFGREIVEKHLDHCLAAGLSISGINAEVMPGQWEFQVGPVGPLEVSDQLWIARWLLYRTAEDFNVSATLNPKPVKGDWNGAGAHTNFSTKAMREDYRAIISACEALGEGSKPLDHVKNYGAGIDERLTGLHETAPWNEFSYGVSDRGASVRIPWQVEKDGKGYIEDRRPNANVDPYVVTRLITDTCCAGLEKDGLV; encoded by the coding sequence GTGAGCTACAAGGCTGAGTACATCTGGATCGACGGCACCGAGCCGACGGCGAAGCTTCGCTCCAAGACGAAGATCATCGGGGATGGCGACGCGCTGCCGATCTGGGGCTTCGACGGATCGAGCACGAACCAGGCCGAGGGCCACGCGTCCGACCGCGTGCTCAACCCGGTCTTCTCCTGCCCGGACCCGATCCGCGGCGGCGACAACCTCCTCGTCCTGTGCGAGGTCCTGAACATCGACATGACCCCGCACGAGTCGAACACCCGCGCGCTGCTGCGTCCGGTCGCCGAGCGGTTCGCCGACCAGGAGCCGATCTTCGGCATCGAGCAGGAGTACACCTTCTTCGACGGCATCCGTCCGCTCGGCTTCCCGGTGGGCGGCTTCCCGGCCGCGCAGGGCGGCTACTACTGCGGTGTCGGCTCGGACGAGATCTTCGGCCGCGAGATCGTCGAGAAGCACCTGGACCACTGCCTCGCCGCGGGCCTGAGCATCTCCGGCATCAACGCCGAGGTCATGCCCGGCCAGTGGGAGTTCCAGGTCGGTCCCGTCGGTCCGCTGGAGGTATCGGACCAGCTGTGGATCGCGCGCTGGCTGCTGTACCGCACCGCCGAGGACTTCAACGTCTCCGCGACGCTGAACCCGAAGCCGGTGAAGGGCGACTGGAACGGCGCGGGCGCGCACACCAACTTCTCCACGAAGGCGATGCGCGAGGACTACCGCGCGATCATCTCCGCGTGCGAGGCGCTGGGCGAGGGCAGCAAGCCGCTCGACCACGTGAAGAACTACGGCGCCGGCATCGACGAGCGTCTGACGGGTCTGCACGAGACCGCTCCCTGGAACGAGTTCAGCTACGGCGTCTCGGACCGCGGCGCCTCGGTCCGCATCCCGTGGCAGGTGGAGAAGGACGGCAAGGGCTACATCGAGGACCGCCGTCCGAACGCGAACGTGGACCCGTACGTGGTGACCCGCCTCATCACGGACACCTGCTGCGCGGGCCTGGAGAAGGACGGCCTGGTCTGA
- a CDS encoding PepSY-associated TM helix domain-containing protein, with amino-acid sequence MSLDESQDVRTPDAEPAEPVAPAGSRGGSWAALRPLLLRMHFYAGLLIAPLLFLAAATGLLYAASWQAEAIIYSDELTVARVGESALPLSAQIDAAKGAAPAGEVVSVWPAPDTEATTRVIMESPGLPEGETLTVFVDPYTAEVRGQLATVGDALPLRAWLSEFHSSLQLGEFGRNYSELAASWMWVVALGGLALWLGRRRKHRSQLVLPDRKATGRRRTLSWHGAVGLWAVAGLVVLSATGLTWSKYAGENIGQLQDSLGGATPAVSAQLGAGADAGSGEHAGHTMPDGTQMAPPPAPTTDVGIDKAVDAARAAGVTEALRVTLPAKGKGYVIKEQDKLVPVHLDSVAVDPADARVMDELRFADYPVLAQMTRFGIDLHMGTTFGLANQIALAALAVAVMFLVFWGYRMWWLRRPTKDRKLSVGRAQPRGAWRRLPVTTLLPLAAVTAVIGWFVPLLGISLVVFLAVDVLLGFVAGRRARAA; translated from the coding sequence ATGTCTCTTGACGAGTCCCAAGACGTCCGCACCCCGGACGCCGAACCGGCCGAACCGGTCGCGCCGGCCGGCAGCCGCGGCGGCAGCTGGGCCGCCCTGCGGCCACTGCTCCTGCGCATGCACTTCTACGCGGGCCTGCTCATCGCCCCGCTGCTCTTCCTCGCCGCCGCCACCGGGCTGCTCTACGCCGCCTCCTGGCAGGCCGAAGCGATCATCTACTCCGACGAGCTGACCGTCGCCCGGGTCGGCGAGAGCGCCCTGCCGCTCAGCGCCCAGATCGACGCGGCCAAGGGTGCCGCCCCCGCGGGCGAGGTCGTGTCCGTATGGCCCGCCCCCGACACCGAGGCCACCACCCGGGTGATCATGGAGAGCCCCGGCCTCCCCGAGGGCGAGACCCTCACCGTCTTCGTCGACCCGTACACGGCCGAGGTGCGCGGGCAGCTCGCCACCGTCGGCGACGCGCTGCCGCTGCGGGCCTGGCTGAGCGAGTTCCACTCCAGCCTCCAGCTCGGCGAGTTCGGCCGGAACTACAGCGAGCTCGCCGCGAGCTGGATGTGGGTGGTCGCCCTCGGCGGACTCGCCCTGTGGCTGGGCCGCCGCCGCAAGCACCGCTCGCAGCTGGTCCTCCCGGACCGCAAGGCCACCGGCCGGCGCCGGACCCTGTCCTGGCACGGAGCCGTCGGTCTGTGGGCCGTCGCCGGACTCGTCGTCCTCTCCGCCACCGGACTGACCTGGTCGAAGTACGCCGGCGAGAACATCGGGCAGCTCCAGGACAGCCTCGGCGGGGCCACCCCCGCCGTCTCCGCGCAGCTCGGCGCCGGTGCGGACGCGGGCTCCGGCGAGCATGCCGGGCACACCATGCCCGACGGCACGCAGATGGCCCCGCCGCCCGCGCCCACCACCGACGTCGGCATCGACAAGGCCGTGGACGCCGCCCGGGCCGCCGGTGTCACCGAGGCGCTCCGCGTGACCCTGCCCGCCAAGGGCAAGGGGTACGTCATCAAGGAGCAGGACAAGCTGGTGCCGGTCCACCTGGACTCGGTCGCCGTCGACCCCGCCGACGCCCGCGTCATGGACGAACTGCGCTTCGCCGACTACCCGGTCCTCGCCCAGATGACCCGCTTCGGCATCGACCTGCACATGGGCACGACCTTCGGGCTCGCCAACCAGATCGCGCTGGCCGCGCTCGCCGTCGCCGTGATGTTCCTCGTCTTCTGGGGCTACCGCATGTGGTGGCTGCGCCGGCCGACGAAGGACCGCAAGCTGTCCGTCGGCCGCGCCCAGCCGCGCGGTGCCTGGCGCAGGCTTCCGGTGACCACGCTGCTGCCGCTGGCCGCGGTGACCGCCGTGATCGGCTGGTTCGTCCCGCTGCTCGGGATCAGCCTGGTCGTCTTCCTCGCGGTCGACGTCCTGCTGGGCTTCGTCGCGGGGCGCAGGGCCCGGGCCGCGTAA